One Punica granatum isolate Tunisia-2019 chromosome 3, ASM765513v2, whole genome shotgun sequence genomic window carries:
- the LOC116199808 gene encoding molybdenum cofactor sulfurase, which translates to MDKDKAEFLKEFGDGYGYPDGPKSIDEIRATEFKRLEGLVYLDHAGATLYSELQMEAIFKELTTTVYGNPHSQSDTSMATSDIVREARQQVLEYCNASPGEYRCIFTSGATAALKLVGEAFPWSSQSRFMYTIENHNSVLGIREYALDQGATACAVDIEESVHCGKSLIKVFQHSSQRRHECQDYKAAGDTYSLFALPSECNFSGVRFNLDLVKMIKEDSENVLGGSGFHRNKWMVLIDAAKGCATQKVDLSRYPADFVAISFYKLFGYPTGLGALIVQKESANLLRKKYFSGGTVAASIADIDFVKRREDVEESFEDGTTSFLSIASIRHGFNLLNSLTVTAISRHTASLATYLRKMLLDLRHENGAEVCSLYRGQASMDMGPTIAFNLKRPDGSWFGYREVEKLASLSGIQLRTGCFCNPGACAKYLGLSHRDLLSNLEAGHVCWDDNDIVNGKPTGAVRVSFSYISTYEDAKKFLDFLHRSFVTSGNHCTRPCPERFSLDRGICVKSIYIYPIKSCGGFSVESWPLSYTGFLHDRGWVLKSLTGEILTQKKVPSLGLISTFIDLSRGILVVKTPRCKDKLEIDIGPDSQKHARDQINLHARRYDVQVYSDDVNVWFSNAVGRPCLLLRCAINRNFDHSKENGSAEGCRDVKSQLNFANEAQFLLISEESLSDLDSRIKLAHVEEGAQQSPIRISPNRFRPNLIISGGEPYAEDSLRTLKIGGNLFTSIGGCNRCQMINMTSEGGEVIKSKEPLATLASYRRQKGKILFGILLRYEAVAEEEQDRKYSRIKVGDEVHPSI; encoded by the exons ATGGACAAAGACAAGGCGGAGTTCTTGAAGGAGTTCGGCGACGGCTACGGATACCCCGATGGTCCCAAATCGATTGATGAAATCCGAGCCACTGAGTTCAAGCGATTGGAGG GTCTTGTCTACTTGGATCACGCTGGAGCAACCTTGTATTCTGAGCTGCAGATGGAAGCTATTTTTAAGGAGCTGACTACCACTGTCTATGGAAATCCTC ATAGCCAGAGTGACACAAGCATGGCGACTTCTGACATTGTGAGGGAAGCGCGGCAGCAG GTCCTTGAATACTGCAATGCATCCCCAGGAGAGTATAGGTGCATTTTCACTTCAGGGGCCACAGCAGCACTGAAACTGGTGGGAGAAGCATTTCCATGGAGCTCCCAAAGCCGTTTTATGTACACAATTGAGAACCATAACAGTGTCCTTGGCATTAGGGA GTACGCTTTGGACCAAGGAGCTACTGCATGCGCAGTAGATATTGAAGAATCTGTGCATTGTGGCAAAAGTTTAATCAAGGTTTTTCAGCATTCAAGCCAGAGAAGACATGAGTGCCAAGATTACAAAGCTGCTG GGGACACATACAGTTTATTCGCCCTTCCCTCAGAATGTAATTTCTCAGGGGTGAGATTCAACCTCGACTTAGTTAAAATGATTAAAGAAGATTCCGAAAATGTACTGGGAGGCTCTGGTTTTCACAG AAACAAATGGATGGTCTTGATTGATGCTGCCAAAGGATGTGCAACACAGAAAGTGGACTTATCTAGATATCCTGCTGATTTTGTGGCCATATCGTTTTATAAG TTATTTGGCTATCCAACAGGATTAGGGGCTCTCATCGTCCAAAAGG AATCTGCCAACTTGCTGAGGAAGAAATACTTTAGTGGAG GAACTGTTGCAGCTTCAATTGCTGACATAGACTTTGTTAAACGAAGGGAAGATGTTGAAGAGTCATTCGAGGATGGAACCACTTCATTTCTAAGCATTGCTTCTATCCGTCACGGGTTTAACTTGCTGAATTCTTTAACGGTAACAGCAATATCACG ACACACAGCCTCTCTTGCCACATACTTAAGAAAGATGCTTTTGGACTTAAGGCATGAAAATGGAGCTGAAGTTTGCTCACTTTATAGAGGTCAAGCTTCAATG GATATGGGTCCCACTATTGCATTCAACCTGAAGAGGCCAGATGGCTCTTGGTTTGGCTATCGTGAAGTTGAAAAGTTGGCTTCTCTTTCTGGAATTCAATTACGG ACGGGATGTTTTTGCAATCCTGGAGCATGTGCAAAGTATCTTGGTTTGTCTCACCGGGATCTTCTATCCAATCTTGAG GCTGGTCATGTATGTTGGGATGATAACGACATTGTAAATGGGAAACCAACTGGAGCTGTGAGAGTGTCTTTCAGCTATATTTCAACTTATGAAGATGCAAAG AAATTCCTTGATTTCCTCCACAGATCGTTTGTAACATCTGGCAATCATTGTACACGTCCAT GTCCTGAAAGATTCTCATTAGATCGGGGGATTTGTGTTaagtctatatatatctacccAATTAAATCATGTGGAGGATTTAGTGTTGAGAGTTGGCCTCTTAGCTATACTG GCTTTCTACATGATCGGGGATGGGTTCTGAAAAGTCTAACTGGTGAAATTCTTACACAGAAGAAG GTTCCTAGCCTGGGCCTCATAAGCACTTTCATTGACCTCAGCCGTGGTATATTGGTTGTCAAGACACCACGTTGCAAGGACAAGCTAGAGATCGATATTGGCCCAGATTCACAGAAACATGCAAGAGATCAAATCAATTTGCATGCTCGGAG ATATGACGTGCAGGTCTACAGTGACGACGTCAATGTGTGGTTCAGTAATGCTGTTGGTCGACCCTGCTTGTTGTTACGATGTGCTATCAACAGAAACTTTGACCACTCCAAAGAGAACGGCAGTGCTGAAGGCTGCCGAGATGTAAAGAGCCAGTTAAACTTTGCTAATGAAGCTCAGTTCTTGTTGATATCTGAGGAGAGCTTGTCTGATCTAGATAGCCGGATTAAATTAG CTCATGTGGAAGAGGGTGCTCAACAATCACCAATCCGAATCAGTCCAAACAGATTCAGGCCGAATCTCATCATATCTGGAGGGGAACCGTATGCAGAGGATAGTTTGCGTACCCTTAAAATTGGAGGAAACTTATTCACA TCGATAGGTGGGTGCAACCGTTGCCAGATGATCAATATGACGAGTGAAGGAGGTGAAGTCATCAAGTCGAAGGAACCTCTGGCCACCTTAGCGTCATACAGGAGACAAAAG GGAAAGATTTTATTCGGCATTCTGCTAAGATACGAGGCTGTCGCTGAAGAAGAGCAAGACAGGAAGTATTCACGGATTAAAGTGGGAGATGAAGTGCATCCCAGCATATAA
- the LOC116200601 gene encoding phosphate transporter PHO1 homolog 10-like → MKFGKHFERQKVPEWTEANVDYNGLMGILREIVRYKQQSKQTAPPSRALSLYRSFSGLIKLPRGPTSNGDIEDQVIDVNLSRHEGSRPHYRTDFLRQSEEGGDIETKFFEKLDDDLNKVNAFYKAKVDEVMNERDLLNKLMDALIALRIKVRKPHLDGSKLNTDGISVTNKEPSTSNDSTRANNAEDANSFMGKFVEELVADPEFSPIDITSSNKNRSRKVNECREDPLNILENVKIYNARESPMSMLRGVLKDSKDVHLSFNKAELREVENRLRRVFIEFYQKLHLLKHYSFMNLSAFAKILKKYEKITSRRVLRSYMETVESSHIGNSDEISALMERVEAIFVKYFANSDRKKGIKSLRPKTKKEKHRVTFFSGFFSGCSVALVAAVVLRIQTRNLMEKPEGAIYMDNVFPLYSFFGYVILHMLMYAANIYFWRRYKINYPFLFGFKKGTELGYRDVFLLATGLAVLALVGFLANLSLDLGSRIHHYKTFTQLVPLVVVTVVLFIIFCPFDIIYRLSRFFFLRCIFRCICAPLYKVTMPNSILADNLTSQVSAFRCIELYICYYCLGEYSERQRCHSHGAYDVFYFVAGVIPFWMIFLQCLRSLWEDRDAKHAFNCLKYFVTIVAVLMRTVSELRSREVWIVLGLVSSSLVVIMNTFWDVVVDWGLLRRHSRNSYLRDRLLVPHKSVYFAALVLDIVLRIAWMQLVLEFSLPALQEMAASTTLSCLEIVRRGIWNFFRLENEQVNNVGQYRAFKSVPHPFSYCDDDDDDGDDNDDADDDHPDKEK, encoded by the exons ATGAAGTTTGGAAAACATTTTGAGAGGCAGAAGGTGCCTGAGTGGACGGAGGCCAATGTTGACTACAATGGCCTCATGGGGATATTACGGGAGATAGTGAGGTATAAGCAGCAGAGCAAGCAAACAGCGCCGCCCTCGAGAGCCTTGTCACTGTACAGGTCCTTCAGTGGCCTAATCAAACTGCCTCGTGGCCCCACGAGCAATGGGGACATCGAGGATCAAGTGATTGATGTTAACTTGTCGCGGCATGAAGGTTCCCGCCCACATTACAGAACTGACTTCCTGAGGCAGTCTGAAGAAGGAGGCGACATCGAGACCAAATTCTTTGAGAAACTCGACGATGACCTCAACAAGGTCAATGCCTTTTATAAGGCTAAGGTGGACGAAGTGATGAACGAAAGGGACTTGCTAAACAAACTGATGGATGCCCTTATTGCATTGAGAATCAAGGTGCGAAAGCCTCATCTTGATGGGTCAAAATTGAACACAGATGGCATATCTGTCACCAACAAGGAGCCCTCGACAAGCAATGACTCAACTCGGGCCAATAACGCAG AAGATGCTAACAGTTTCATGGGGAAATTTGTAGAAGAACTTGTTGCTGATCCAGAATTTAGTCCTATTGATATCACCTCTTCAAATAAGAATCGTAGTCGGAAGGTGAACGAATGCAGAGAAGATCCACTTAACATACTCGAAAATGTGAAGATCTATAATGCACGTGAATCTCCAATGTCCATGCTGAGAGGTGTTCTAAAAGATTCCAAAGATGTTCACTTGAGCTTCAACAAGGCGGAGTTGAGGGAAGTAGAGAACAGATTAAGGCGTGTATTCATCGAATTCTACCAGAAGCTTCATCTCCTGAAGCATTACAG TTTCATGAACCTCTCGGCATTTGCCAAGATCTTGAAGAAGTACGAAAAG ATAACTTCAAGGAGAGTATTGAGGTCATACATGGAAACAGTGGAAAGCTCTCACATCGGCAATTCTGATGAG ATTTCTGCTCTGATGGAGAGGGTGGAGGCTATATTTGTCAAGTATTTTGCGAATTCAGACCGGAAGAAAGGTATAAAATCATTAAGGCCGAAGACTAAAAAGGAGAAGCACAGGGTAACCTTTTTTTCAG GCTTCTTTTCTGGTTGCTCGGTTGCCCTTGTTGCTGCAGTGGTTTTAAGAATACAAACCAGAAATCTGATGGAGAAACCGGAGGGCGCCATATACATGGATAATGTTTTCCCATTGTACAG TTTCTTCGGTTATGTTATCCTACACATGCTAATGTACGCTGCAAACATATACTTTTGGAGGCGTTACAAGATCAACTATCCATTCCTTTTTGGCTTTAAGAAAGGCACCGAGCTTGGGTACCGTGATGTTTTCCTCCTCGCCACTGGGCTAGCAGTACTTGCCCTGGTTGGTTTCCTGGCAAACCTGAGCTTGGACTTGGGCTCCAGAATTCACCATTACAAGACATTTACTCAACTAGTTCCTCTGGTTGTAGTCACG GTTgttcttttcataattttctgcCCGTTTGACATCATATACCGTTTGAGTCGGTTTTTCTTCCTCAGATGCATTTTTCGCTGTATTTGTGCTCCACTCTACAAG GTTACAATGCCTAACTCTATTTTAGCGGACAACCTTACAAGCCAG GTGTCTGCCTTTAGATGTATCGAGCTATACATTTGCTACTACTGCTTAGGGGAGTATTCTGAAAGGCAGAGGTGCCACAGTCACGGTGCCTATGATGTTTTTTACTTCGTTGCTGGCGTTATACCTTTCTGGATGATCTTTCTGCAG TGCCTTCGTTCGCTGTGGGAAGACAGGGATGCGAAGCATGCTTTTAACTGTCTTAAGTACTTTGTGACGATCGTTGCTGTTCTAATGAGAACCGTTTCCGAACTAAGGAGCAGAGAAGTGTGGATCGTGCTCGGGCTGGTCAGCTCCTCTCTGGTTGTAATCATGAACACGTTCTGGGATGTCGTAGTAGATTGGGGACTCCTGCGGAGGCATTCAAGGAATTCCTATCTGAGAGACAGACTTCTGGTCCCGCACAAAAGCGTCTACTTCGCAGCTTTG GTATTGGACATAGTTTTGAGGATCGCATGGATGCAGCTGGTGCTCGAGTTTAGTTTGCCTGCTCTACAAGAAATGGCAGCATCAACCACTCTCTCCTGTCTCGAAATAGTCCGCCGCGGAATCTGGAACTTTTTCAG GTTGGAGAATGAACAAGTGAACAACGTGGGCCAGTATCGGGCATTCAAGTCGGTCCCCCACCCCTTTAGCTATTGCgatgacgacgacgacgacggcGACGACAATGATGATGCTGATGATGATCATCCTGACAAGGAGAAATAG
- the LOC116199955 gene encoding transmembrane emp24 domain-containing protein p24delta9-like — translation MIRSWLSVLVAIAVLLPASNALRFDLSSGHTKCIAEDIKSNAMTVGKYSIVNPNEGHPLPESHKLTVRVTSAYGNSYHNAEKVESGQFAFTTAEAGDYMACFWAPEHKPETTVSIEFEWKTGVAAKDWSNVAKKNQVDAMELELKRLQETISSIHDEMFYLREREEEMQDLNRATNANMARLSFLSLVVCLSVAGLQLWHLKSFFEKKKLI, via the exons aTGATCAGGTCGTGGCTCTCTGTCCTCGTAGCCATAGCGGTGCTGCTCCCTGCATCAAATGCGCTCCGATTCGACCTGTCGTCGGGCCACACGAAATGCATCGCGGAGGACATCAAGAGCAACGCCATGACCGTCGGCAAGTACAGCATCGTCAACCCCAACGAAGGCCATCCCCTTCCCGAATCCCATAAGCTCACCGTCAGG GTCACTTCAGCGTATGGGAACAGCTACCACAACGCTGAGAAGGTCGAATCGGGTCAGTTCGCCTTCACGACCGCTGAGGCGGGAGACTATATGGCTTGCTTCTGGGCTCCCGAACACAAGCCCGAGACGACGGTGTCCATCGAGTTCGAGTGGAAGACTGGTGTCGCCGCCAAGGACTGGTCCAATGTTGCCAAGAAGAACCAAGTCGAT GCAATGGAATTAGAGCTGAAGAGGTTGCAGGAGACAATCAGTTCCATCCACGATGAGATGTTTTATCTTCGGGAAAG AGAAGAGGAGATGCAGGATCTTAATCGAGCTACTAATGCCAACATGGCGCGGCTGAGCTTCCTTTCGCTCGTCGTCTGCTTATCAGTGGCTGGGTTGCAGCTGTGGCACTTGAAGAGCTTCTTTGAGAAAAAGAAGCTCATCTAA
- the LOC116199862 gene encoding integrin-linked protein kinase 1: MASGGSSPSDTPGASSPPPPAQQHKEKQKEKARVSRTSLILWHAHQNDAAAVRKLLEEDQSLVHARDYDNRTPLHVASLHGWIDVAKCLIEYGADVNAQDRWKNTPLADAEGAKKYSMIELLKSYGGLSYGQNGSHFEPKPVPPPLPNKCDWEIDPSELNFSNSNVIGKGSFGEILKAGWRGTPVAVKRILPSLSDDRLVIQDFRHEVNLLVKLRHPNIVQFLGAVTERKPLMLITEYLRGGDLHQYLKEKGALSPSTAVNFALDIARGMAYLHNEPNVIIHRDLKPRNVLLVNSNADHLKVGDFGLSKLIRVQNSHDVYKMTGETGSYRYMAPEVFKHRKYDKKVDVFSFAMILYEMLEGDPPLSNYEPYEAAKYVAEGHRPIFRAKGYVPELRELTEQCWSADMNKRPPFLDILKRLEKVKENLPSDHHWNIFTG; this comes from the exons ATGGCCAGCGGCGGAAGCAGCCCCTCCGACACCCCCGGCGCCTCCTCCCCACCGCCCCCCGCCCAGCAGCACAAGGAGAAGCAGAAGGAGAAGGCCCGGGTCAGCCGCACCTCCCTCATACTCTGGCACGCCCACCAGAACGACGCCGCTGCCGTCCGCAAGCTCCTTGAGGAGGATCAGTCCCTCGTCCACGCCCGGGACTACGACAACCGGACCCCCCTCCACGTCGCCTCCCTCCACGGCTGGATCGACGTCGCCAAGTGCTTGATCGAGTACGGCGCCGATGTCAACGCCCAGGATCGCTGGAAGAACACG CCTCTAGCCGATGCAGAAGGAGCAAAGAAATACAGCATGATCGAGCTGTTAAAGTCATACGGTGGCTTATCTTAC GGGCAAAACGGGAGCCATTTTGAACCAAAGCCTGTGCCACCTCCATTGCCAAATAAGTGTGATTGGGAAATTGATCCTTCTGAGTTGAATTTCTCAAATTCGAATGTTATAGGAAAG GGTTCTTTTGGAGAAATTCTTAAAGCAGGTTGGCGAGGTACACCAGTAGCAGTGAAACGAATTCTTCCTTCTCTTTCAGATGATAGATTGGTTAT TCAAGACTTCAGGCACGAGGTAAATCTACTTGTGAAGCTCCGCCACCCCAATATAGTGCAATTTCTGGGAGCTGTCACTGAGAGGAAGCCTCTTATGTTAATCACTGAGTATCTACGAGGG GGTGACCTTCATCAGTATCTAAAGGAGAAAGGTGCTCTCAGCCCTTCAACCGCTGTTAACTTTGCACTGGATATTGCCAG GGGCATGGCTTATCTACACAATGAGCCGAATGTCATCATTCACCGGGACCTAAAACCAAG GAATGTACTTTTGGTAAACTCCAATGCTGACCACTTGAAAGTAGGAGATTTTGGACTGAGCAAACTCATTAGGGTTCAGAATTCTCATGATGTCTACAAAATGACGGGCGAAACAGGGAGCT ACCGCTATATGGCTCCAGAAGTTTTTAAGCATCGGAAGTATGACAAAAAGGTTGATGTATTCTCCTTTGCAATGATACTGTATGAG ATGCTCGAAGGGGATCCACCCCTATCAAATTATGAGCCATATGAAGCTGCTAAGTACGTGGCAGAAGGTCATCGACCTATATTCCGAGCAAAAGGATACGTTCCTGAATTGAGAGA ATTGACAGAGCAATGTTGGTCTGCTGACATGAACAAGAGACCGCCATTCTTGGATATTCTCAAGAGGCTCGAGAAAGTCAAAGAAAATCTGCCTTCGGATCATCACTGGAACATATTCACTGGATAG
- the LOC116199907 gene encoding uncharacterized protein LOC116199907 produces MESLSPVSSSSSIVLPPSNPPLHLPRPRVSLSTSAMHSSFIPRLASSLFSVPLAPDSPRKRLPEVCCKSSRRSVGGEEDDGREEEEEEEVERALHLDGSIPGTSDEFVKRVSSRAYDMRRHLEQSFDSSSYDVLEANPWRDSSKPVYVLTHGQNQLCTMKTRRNRSEVERELGMLFSKARKWSSGTGNQNKQSRSGTKFQMLVEDIREGVLVFEDENEAAKYCDLLQGGGQGCEGVAEIEASSVFDLCSKMRALAVLFRRGRTPPLPQSLELNLRAKKRSLED; encoded by the exons ATGGAGTCTCTATCCCcagtctcctcctcctcctccatcgTCCTTCCTCCGAGCAATCCTCCTCTCCATCTTCCTCGCCCTCGAGTGTCCCTCTCTACTTCGGCCATGCACAGCAGCTTCATCCCTCGGCTGGCCTCTTCTCTCTTCAGCGTGCCGCTCGCTCCGGATTCTCCTAGGAAGAGGCTGCCGGAAGTCTGCTGTAAATCTAGCCGCAGAAGTGTCGGAGGCGAGGAAGACGACgggagggaggaggaggaggaagaggaggtgGAGAGGGCGCTGCACCTGGACGGGAGCATCCCAGGGACCTCCGACGAGTTCGTGAAGAGAGTTTCCTCCCGTGCTTATGACATGCGGAGGCACCTCGAGCAGTCCTTTGACAGCAGCAGCTACGACG TATTGGAGGCCAATCCATGGCGAGATTCTTCGAAACCAGTATACGTGTTGACTCATGGGCAGAACCAACTGTGCACGATGAAAACTCGAAGAAATCGGAG TGAAGTGGAGAGAGAGCTTGGGATGCTGTTCTCCAAAGCCAGGAAATGGAGTTCTGGTACTGGAAACCAGAATAAACAGTCGAGAAGTGGGACCAAATTCCAGATGCTTGTTGAGGATATCAGGGAGGGGGTTCTT GTTTTTGAAGATGAGAACGAAGCCGCTAAATATTGTGACTTGCTGCAAGGAGGAGGTCAGGGCTGTGAAGGTGTCGCAGAGATTGAAGCCTCATCA GTCTTCGATCTTTGCAGTAAGATGAGGGCTCTTGCGGTTCTGTTTCGTAGGGGTAGGACACCGCCTCTACCTCAAAGCCTCGAGCTTAACCTCAGAGCCAAGAAGCGGTCGCTTGAAGATTGA
- the LOC116199923 gene encoding vesicle transport v-SNARE 12 — MSEVFDGYERRYCELSANLTRKCNSASLLADGDKKTEQISEIKAALDEADVLIRKMDLEARSLQPSVKAMLLAKLREYKSDLNNLKKEFKRVSSPDANLASREELLESGMVDPHMASANQRERLAFSTERLNDSSDRIKESRRTILETEEIGASILQDLHQQRQTLLHAHEKLHWVDDAIDKSKRVLTAMSRRMTRNKWIIGLIIGALILAIVLILYFKLSH, encoded by the exons ATGAGTGAGGTGTTCGATGGGTACGAGCGCCGTTACTGCGAGCTCTCCGCCAATCTCACCAGAAAATGCAACTCTGCTTCTCTCCTTGCTGACGGAG ACAAAAAGACTGAACAGATCTCTGAGATCAAAGCAGCACTTGATGAAGCTGATGTTTTG ATACGAAAAATGGATCTTGAGGCTAGAAGTTTGCAGCCAAGCGTCAAAGCAATGCTTCTTGCTAAGCTTAGAGAATACAAATCCGATCTGAATAATTTGAAGAAGGAATTCAAAAGGGTTTCTTCACCTGATGCTAACCTGGCTTCACGCGAAGAGCTGTTGGAGTCGGGAATGGTAGATCCTCATATG GCTTCTGCAAATCAAAGAGAAAGGCTTGCTTTTTCAACCGAGAGATTGAATGATTCCAGTGACAGAATTAAAGAGAGCAGAAGAACCATACTCGAGACGGAGGAAATCGGGGCGTCAATCCTCCAGGATCTTCATCAGCAGCGCCAGACTCTCCTTCATGCCCATGAAAAG CTGCATTGGGTGGACGATGCGATAGATAAGAGTAAAAGGGTATTGACTGCCATGTCAAGGAGGATGACGAGGAACAAGTGGATCATCGGGTTGATAATTGGAGCTCTCATTCTCGCTATTGTCCTCATTCTCTACTTCAAGCTCTCTCATTAA